The Vulpes vulpes isolate BD-2025 chromosome 8, VulVul3, whole genome shotgun sequence genome has a window encoding:
- the LOC140599855 gene encoding uncharacterized protein, with the protein MSEIAAVLLMFLPEEDAFWALAQLMVGDRHSMHGFFVPGFPKLLRFQRHHERVLQRALPDLRKHMDEEQMSTGIYSPKWFLQCFLGRTPFSLTLKLWDAYILDGERVLTAMAYTILKVHRKRLLKLPLEGLREFLQDSLAQPWALEDEAVLRHLRASMTQLRRMRCDLPPPAGPEEFPTRPLGLEPVSPAPGPLLPSPASEPPPRVEEPASPGPAARPEPPGPPPGQAIVQLAPQPRRWNSLPTLPGQQGGAGRRPRDTAGFKTENGVSFHSAPAWATPEAPRRTGPWSTPGTPITRSPQPPRDDAVGPRTPFLPRAHCSSCPSLGSDGHSQGRARAALSPLPRGPAQARDPLPPASTGQLDARGPRGQSVAVRAGARRLRPAVTVPCLVSLCLPEGGTARTGHQPLTQRDLGWPGPRLCGGRGDSSACPRPSANGIQRPGALARPAFWPRAERALSQQDVASWALGVPHRSRSLT; encoded by the exons atgagcgagatcgcggccgtcctcctcatgttcctgccggaggaggacgccttctgggcgctggcccagctgatggtgggcgaccggcactccatgcacg gcttcttcgtcccgggcttcccgaagctcctcaggttccagagacatcacgagcgggtcctccaaagagctctcccggacctgaggaagcacatg gacgaggagcagatgtccaccggcatctacagccccaaatggtttctccagtgcttcctcggccgg acccccttctcgctcaccctgaagctgtgggatgcctacatcctcgatggggagagggtgctcacggccatggcctataccatcctcaaggtgcacagga agcgcctcctgaagctgcccctggaagggctccgggagttcctccaggactctctggcccagccctgggccctggaggacgaggccgtgctgagacaccttcgggcctccatgacccagctccgcaggatgcggtgcgacctgcccccgccag cgggacctgaggagttccccacgaggcccctgggcctggagccagtgtccccggcgcccgggcctctcctcccttctccggcctctgagccaccgcccagggtggaggagccggcctccccgggcccagccgcccggcctgagccgcccggaccccctcccggccaggccatcgtccaacttgccccccagccccggcggtggaactccctccccaccctcccggggcaacaaggcggtgcaggcaggcggccccgggacacggcgggcttcaagacagaaaacggggtctccttccattcggcacctgcctgggccaccccagaggccccgcgacggaccgggccctggagcacccccgggactcccatcacgcggtccccccagccccctagggatgacgctgtcgggcccaggacacccttcctgccccgcgcccactgcagctcgtgcccctcgctgggcagtgacgggcacagccagggcagagccagggcggcgctgagcccgctgccccgaggccccgcacaggcccgggaccctctgccccccgcgtccacggggcagctcgatgctcgcgggcctcgggggcagagcgtggcggtgagggcgggggcccggaggctccggcccgccgtcaccgtgccctgcctcgtctcgctgtgcctcccggagggcggcaccgcccgcacgggacaccagcccctgacccagagggacctgggctggcctggcccccgGCTCtgcgggggcaggggcgactcgagcgcctgccccaggcccagcgctaatgggatccagcgccccggggccctggccaggcctgcgttctggccccgggctgagcgagccctctcacagcaggatgtggcctcctgggccctgggcgtgccccacagatccaggtcgctgacctag